The genomic DNA CGGCTCGGAGAGGCGAACCGTCGTCCGGTCGGGGACGGCCGTCGCCTTCACGTCCGCCGCTCGGGCAATCCCGGGCACGAACAAACAAAGGAAGCCGAGGATTGCCGGCCGGTGTTTCCGCATGTCTGTTCTGATCTCTGATCCGCGTTGATCGGCTTGTATCTGCGGCGAAGAATTCACTCTACTTACCGGGATTCGCGGCCTTTCGGAGTTGCTCGGCGGTCACGGGCGTACCCGGCCGCGGGCTCTTGACCGTGAGCGGCAGGTCGTCGCCGAAGTGCGTTTGGAGAGCCGCCATTCGCTTCAACAGCCCCGCCACGCGGTCCGCCTGATCGGGCTTTTCAGCCAGATTCTTGGTCTCGTCCGGATCGGTTTGCAGGTCGAAGAGTTGGGTGACGTTCACGGCCGGGTAGCGGATCAGTTTCCATCGCTCGTCGCGGACCGCCCGCTGTTTGCCGAGGTACGCGAGGAGCAGTTCCTGCCGGGCCGCCTTCGCGCGGCCTTCCAGCACGGGGCGGAAGCTTTTCCCGTCGACGGCCGCCGGCACCTTCGCGCCGACCAGGTCGCACACGGTCGGGTAAATGTCGAACAGGTAAACGAGGGCGTCACTCCGCCCGTGCGGGATGCCGGGGCCGGCGAACACGAGCGGACACTTCATGCTGTGGTCGTACAGGTTCTGCTTGCCGAGCAGGCCGTGGCTGCCGATCGCGATGCCCTGGTCGGCGGAGAACAGAATCAGCGTGTTGTCTAGCTGACCCAGGTCTTTCAGGGACTGGATCAGCCGGCCGATGTGGTGGTCGAGGCCGGTGATCGTCGCGTAGTATTCGTGGTGCGTCCGGCGGACATCCGCCTGGGTCCGCGGCCAGGGGAGGAGTTGTTCGTCGCGGACGACCAGCTCGCCGTTGTCGAACGGGTGGAGCGGCAGGTAATTCTTCGGCAGCGGCAGTTTGGCCGGGTCGTACTGGTCCATGTATGTCTTGGCCGCCACCCGCGGGTCGTGCGGGTTGCCGAAGGCGAGGTACATGAACACCGGCCGGGCGTCCGCTTTCCCCTGCTTCTCTTTGAGGAACGCGATCGCGTCGTTGACGATTTCCCGCCCGGGCTCGCCGCTCTGCCGTTCCGCGTCGTCGTTTTTCAGATACTTGTTGACCTCGAACTTCGCCTGAATCAGCGGGGCGGTGTTGCCGTTTTTGCCGTGATGGTACGTCAGATATCCGGCGTCCTTCATACTGAGCGGGAAGTTCGGCCCGGCCCCCGGCGACAGCGCACCTTTCCGCGCGGGCGGCGCACCCGGTGGGGTGTAATCCCGCCACCGGAAATAGGCATTCCCACTGAGGAGCATATTCCGGCTGGGGGAACAGACCGCGGGCGAGTTACCGCCGAAACAATAGGCGTTCCGCATCGCGAACCCGCGGTTCACGAGGGCGTCCAGGTTCGGCGTCTTGACCACCGGGTTGCCAAGGGCGGCGATCGAGTCCGCCCGCATGTCGTCGGCGAAGAGGAACAACACATTCGGCCGGACCGGGAGCGGGTCGGCGGCGCGGCCGGTTCCGACCACGGCAACTAGGAGGAGAGCGGAACAGACGATGGCGCGCATGCGGGTTCTCGGAGCGTCAGAAGTCGACCGTCCGCCGAGGATACACGCGGGGGAACGCGGATCAAGAGATTTCGAATGCCGCGTGCGAGCGTACCAGTCAAAACGACAACGCCCGGGAGCGGTCCCGGGCGTCGTGGCGTTTCGGATCAAGCTGATCGGAACGTTACTTCGAGTCGCCGTAGGCCGGGTATTGGTTCAGAATCCGCGTGCGGACGGGGATCGAAATCTTGATGTCTTTCGAATCGTCGAGCGGCGCGATCTTCGGGGCCGGCGCGGTCGGCTTGTCCGGGGTCGGCAGCGGCACCGGGTTCGCCGGGCCGCCGTCGTACTGGAACGGGCCGGTCGGGACCGGAGCCGCCGGGCTCGGGGTTACCGTGCCGTCCGGGTTGACTTGCACCGGCGCCGGGCCGGCTTCCGGCTGAACAACGCCCTGCACGACGCCCTGCACGACGCCCTGGGGCGGGTAGTACGACGCCCCCCCGGCGACTTGCGGGGAGCCGTAAACGACGCCCGGGCTACCGCCGTAGTAGCCGCCGCCACCATACCCGCCTCCGCCGTACCCACCACCATAGCCGCCATACCCGCCACCGTAGCCGCCGTACCCACCATAACCGCCGTACCCACCGCCGAGGCCGTAGCCTAGGCCATACCCCACCCCAAGGCCAACGCCGAGTCCGACGCCGCCGTAGTAGCCACCACCATAGCCGCCGCCGTAGTGGGCACCGCCGTAGTGGGCAACGCCCCCGCCGTAGTGGGCGCCACCCCCGCCGTAGTGGGCGCCGCCACCACCGGCGTGCCCACCGCCACCACCATGGCCACCACCGCCGCCACCACCGTGGGCATACGCGCTGCCCCCGAACGCCACACCGGCGCTCAGTACGGCTGCGGTACAAAGTTGCCGAATCATGGTTGTTCCCTCGCTGATGCCCTTACCGATTTATGAATCGAGATGGCTCAGGTTCCGCGGGGCCATCTTGCTACATTCTACCCCTCTGGTAAGGCGGGTAAAACAAGATAATGGCAACAATTTACGGCGACTAAACAACCTCCCCATCCTGGCCTACGCGGGGAACCAAAAAATGAGAACGCCCGGGGGTTACTCCCCGGGCGTCGAAGTCTGCACCAATAAACGATTGTTACTTGACGCCATAAGCGGCGTATTTGAAGCCCTTCTTGACGACGGGCACGGAAATTTTCACTTCCTTGGTGTCGTCGACCGGGTCGATTTTCGCGGGCGGAGTAGCCGCCAGCTGCGTGGGTTCGGAGCGCACGTCCGGAACCGTCACTTTGGCACCGGGTTCCGCCGCGCCGAGGTCAATGGCTACGACCGGGGCGATCGAAACCGGCGAAGCGGGCGTGCCCGCGACCGAGCAGATCCCGGCTGAGTAGCCGACCGGGGAGACGACCGAGCTGTAGTAGCCGCCGTAGCCACCACCGTATCCGCCGTACCCACCGCCGTAGCCCCCATACCCGCCGTACCCATAACGGCCGTAGCCGCCATAGCCACCGTACCCGCCGTAGTACCAGGGGTTGTACAGACCGTAGCCCAAGCCGAAACCGAGGCCGTAGCCCAAGCCGTAGCCGAAGCCGCCGTATCCGTACCCGCGGTAGCCGTAGCCGCCCCAACCGTACCCGCGGTAGCCGCCCCAGCCACCGTAGCCGTACCCGCGGTAGCCACCATACCCACCGTAGCCGCCGTGGAAACCACCGTAGCCGCCGCCGTGGAATCCGCCGCCGCCGTGCCCACCGCCACCGTGCCCACCGCCGCCGTGGAGGAGTTCGGTGTCGCCTTTCGTACTCGGATCGTTGTCCTTGGCGGCGGTCGATTCGACGGCCCCCGCGAACCCGCCGGTGCCGGGTTTAAACCGGCCGAGCGGGATTGTTTCATCGTCGGCCGCGGCGGCCCGGCCGCCGAACCCGACGCCCGCGGCAATGACGGCCGCGGTCCACATGAATCGTAACATTTTAATGCCTCCCCCGACTTCGGGTGATGCGTTCGCCCGTCAGAACCAGATGGCTATGTCCGCTGAGACGCCACCTCCACCTCAATTCTACTCTATCAGGGCCGGGTTTGTCACGCCGAAGCCGAAGTCGGAGGTCGGTCAGTCCGCGCCGAGCCGGCAGGCTTGCCCGAGGAGGAAGCCGGTGCGTAGCCCGGCGCGCGAGGCGGGGTGAATCCGCTTACTTTTTCGCGAGGCGGGACGCGACGGCGAGTTGGATCTCGCGCTCGTCGGGGAATTCACCGGTCTCGAGTTTCGAGTAAACCAGCTCGCCGTTAATGGCAACTTCAAAACAGCCGCCGCCGGCGGGGATGAGTTTGAAGGCGGTGATCTTTTGCTTGAACGCGGTCAACAGGCGGGCCGCCAAACTGACGGCGTTGGGCTCGTACCCTCACTGGCTGCAATACTTCAGCTCGATCTGCACGCGATCTCCCGTGAATGACGTGCCGGCCCGAGGGCCGACGCGACCCGCGACGACCGGCGCCGCTATTCTAGCCGCGGCAAATAGCGTCGGGAGACACGCGGTCCGATGCGGCTCGCGCTAAATGGTGGGTGGTGGCCTTTAAAAACGGCTTCAACGTCGGGGTCGTGAACACGTAAACATACGCGACACCTGGGTGAGCCGGGTCGCGATCGACCTGGGCGAAGCAGAGGCTCCCCTCGGCCGTCTGAAGCGACTTCAGGTTGCGTAAGTTGAACTGCGTGTCACGCAGGATGTAGACCTTGACCCAGTCCTGCCGGCCGTTGGCGGCCGGGGCGTCGAACCGGACGACGGGCACGTCGCGGCCCTGGAACGGTTCGGTCCCCCGGTCGCGGAACAAGCGGTAGTCGAAATCCAACGGCAGGTGCGGTGGGAGCGATTGCGACGAGAGCCACAGGGCGACCTCGTTCTCGGGTGCGTCCATCGCGTTTTCGTTATTCTTCACAAATTCTGTGGCGTCAGGGGCCGGCAGGAAGAACTTCAGGTAGCCGCCGTAGCCGAGCGCACCCGTCGCCATGACGGAAGCCGCAAAAGCGAGTCTGAAGCCGACCGTCCGGCGCAGACGGGCGGCCTGCCCAGTGCGCGCGGACGCAACTAAGCGGTCGCGGAGGCCGACCGGGACAGGGACCGCTTTCATCGCGGACGCGACGGCGGTGTCGAAGGCCGCGTCGCGACTGGCCAAGGCGGCGCAAGCGGGGCACGCGGCACAGTGGCGGGCGAGGGCGGCGGCGTCTTCGGGCGCGAGTTCGGCCGGACCGCCGGGGCGGCGGAACGCGAGCAACGATCGCGCGGTTTCACAGTTCATGGGTGGCCCTCCGGGGGGCGTCGTCCGGGGAGTTCGTCGTCGGGTCCGGCCGCGGGGCGAGGCGGGTTCGCAGGAACGCCTTCGCCCGGGCCAACCGGGACATCACGGTTCCGATGGGCAGGTCCATCTGGTCCGCGATGTCGCGATAACTGAAATCCTCGAAATAAAACAAGATCAATGGCGTGCGGAATGACTCGTCGAGGTCATTCAACGCTTCCTGAAGTTTCGCCGGGTCCACCTCGGACTCGGCGGGCGCGGAACTATCCTCGGGCACATCGCCGATCGCGTCCAGGGACACGAACCGGTGGCGCCGCTGGTCGCGAACGCGGTGCAGGTACACGTTCCGCAAAATCTGGAACAACCATCCTTTAGCACGGTCCCGGTCGCGAAGCTGGGACAACCGCGCGATGGCTTTCGCGAACGCTTCCTGCGTCAAATCTTCGGCATCGGCCACCGTCCCGGTTAAGCGGTAAGCGTACCGGTAGAGCGATTCGTAGTGGGCGTCGATGAGGTGTCGGGCGCCGGTCTCGGCTCGCGCCATACCGCTGATCCCTTCCTGCTATTCAAGAACCCGGTACGCGAGTTTTATTCCCGTGTGCCGCAAAATATTAGAGCGCCGGCAAACGCGGCACAGGTTGCACCCTGTTTAGGCAGGCCGTGCCGCGGGCTCGCACAAAGCCCGAAGGTGTGACGTTAGGTAATTCCCTAAAATCGGGAAAGAATTTTTTCCGGGAATATTCTCCCGCCTTGTGTATCTATGAGCATGAAGGCCGCTGGAGCCCGATTGGCGGGAAGAATTTTACTGCTCAACCTCTGGACGACTGGATTGTTGAGCCGTAACCCAAAGAGCGGTTAGGAGCGATTGGAAACGGGCAGCGCGTTTCAACGTGTGGCAAGTTCTCCAACGTTCGATTTCGGGTTTGTTTTGCCCCTTTTTTCACCGAAGGAGTTTCCCATGAAGAAGATCGTTGCCCTCGCTCTCGTTTGCGCCCTGGCCGTTGTTGCGGTCGGCTGTGGTGGCACCACCAGCAGCAGCACCACGACCAAGACCGTTTCGACCTCCACCAAGTAAATTGGTTGGTCTGATACGACGAGCCGGCCGGGTTGTCCCGGCCGGCTCGTCGTATTTCTGGAGGGCGTGACGATGATTCGCCGGGTGGCTTGTTACGTGGCGACCGCGATTCTGATTTCCGGTCTGGCCGGTTGTGGCGGGGGTAAAGCGGACCGCGGCATAAACAAAGACGCCGACCGGCCGAAGTCGCCGGGGGCGGCCGTCAGCTCGCGAAGCTGATACTCGCGCCTGTGAGACGGTCCGATCCCCGAAACATCGCTCGGTTCTTTTCTTTCCCCGGGGATACGACGGTCGGAGTGGGCGTGTGTGTCAAGTGGGAGAGCCGGCCGGGGTCACACTCCCCGGCTACACGGCCGCAGCTTGACACTGAGTACGCTTGACCTGGGGCGTTGTAGCCCCGGGATCTGTGACCCACCCGTGGGAAGACCGGCAACGGGAGGAACGCGACCTCACCGCGGTCGAGAAGGTGTGCCCGTGTCGGGTCCGGGGTTCGGGTCCGCATCGGGGAGTTCCTGGTCTCAACTCGAACCACGACGATCGCGAAAAGTACGGCCCGATCCGTGGTAATGCCTTGGAAAGGGCTCGCGCGTCTTGGGGAAAGAGTGGCGTCTCAAGAGAGCATCTCGGTGACGGCCGGTCGACTATTCCAACATAAGCGGCAATGACGGCAGCTCGCTCGGCACCCGCCGAAGGGCACGATTTGCCGGCGTGTACGGCGGTTATTTAACGTGCTGGGTGTTCGTGAAGAAATCAACCAGGCTCTGGGGCGCGTTGGGGCCGAGACACACCTTGAGGATCCCTTCCGCCTCCGCAGCCTCGGACGCGCTGCGGGGAAAGAGGTCCTTTTCATACGCGATGAGCGCGGCTTCAACGTCACCGGGGTGGGCGGCGATGGCCTTCCCGAGTTCGGCGCCGTCGTACATTGCGAGGTTGGCCCCTTCGCCAGACGGGATCATCAGGTGCGCCGCATCGCCAAGCAGCGTCACCCGGGTACGCGAGTCCATCTGTGTTCGACCGGGAGCGCATGAATAGGGCGAGGCACAGGGTTAGTCTAGGCTGATCGGAAGTCGGTCTTTTGAGGTGCGAGGGTTCATCCCGGATTTGGTTCGCCGTTAGTCGTGCATGGGCCCGGATTCACGAATCGGCGACGGAGCCATTGCACGGTTTTCCCGAAGGTTCGGGCGGCCCAGTTGTTCACGGCTTTCTCCGGGACGCGATCGATCTCGGCCCGCATCTGCTCCGGCGTCACCTCCCCCAGCAATGCGCCCAGACCGGCACTCAATACCGTCAGGCCGCTCTGGGATTGGTCCCGGGACAGCCGCTTCTGGACTCCGAACGCGGATTCCAACACGTCCGTCGATCCGACCAGGCGTTCCCCGACCGGCAACCCACGGCCGTACCGCCCCACGTACGCCCGCAACCGATTCCGCAAGGCCGCGGTCGTCGGGTGGTCGCTGACGCCCAACCGGTCCCACGTGTCGTCGAGCGCGGCTTCGCCCCGGGTGAACAGTCCGTCCACCCGCACCTGATCCAGCATCGCGCGGACGAGGTCGTGCTGCTCGCCCCACGCCTGCACGGCGTTCGCGTACTCCGACACCCAGGCGTAATGCCGGACCACGTCGGCGTCCGGGGCCGCATCCCGTAACCTCCGCAGCACGAGCCGGCCGAAGCGGACGAACGTCCCGGCGCTCAGGAACCGCGCCTTGTTGCGCAGCTTGGGGGCCAGCAGATGCGCCGCACGGGTCTGGCGGATGGTCGCGGCCGTCTCGGTCATCCGCCGGGTGAACGCGGCCCACTGGGGGTCGTTCGCCCAGTAGTACTTCAGCAGGTTGGCCGCATGGTGGGCGGCATCCGGGACGGACACCGTCTGCGGATGCTGGTCCCGGAAGCGGTCGATCCCCCGTTGCAAATCCGACCCGCCGTCGGCCACGATCTGGTGGGGCACCCCGGTCCGGGCGACGGCCACCTCCAACGCGTCGGCCACCCGCTCCTGGTTCGACGTCGCCATCGGCACCATCGCGACGAGGTGGAGGTCGGCGAGTTGCAGGGGGCGGACGCCGAACGGGACGTGGTCGAGCGGTACCCCGACGATGACGAACAGCTTGGTCGCGCCGATTGGCAGCGTGTGGTCGATCAACCACACCCAGCGGTGGTCGTGGGACAGCGGTCGGGTCAGGTGGGCGTAGCCCAACCGCAGGACCCACGCGCGAACGGTGGTGGCGGAGGGGGTCCGATCGGGGGTCCGGTCGGTGTCACCCGCGGTCGCGAAGACGGCGAGAGCGGCCGCCGTCCCGCGGAACGACAAGCCGGCCTGCCGCACTAACGTTACGGCGAGGGCGATGACCGCGACGTCGTACTGCCCACCCCGGGGCCGGTCCTGTTTTTTTGAGGCGCCGGCGGTGGGCCCGCCGGTGGTTCCGAAGTCGGGCGGCGGGCGGCGGCGAGTTGCTGCTCGAGCTGGGTGACGCGCTCCTGGAGTTGCTCGGCCCGCGCCCGGTGTCCGGCGCGGGAGGCCTCCAGATCGCGGACGCGAATGGTCAGGGCTTTCCGCTCGGCCTTGCGGGCGGTCGCTTTCGCCTTCCAGGCGTCCCGCGAGCGGACCAGTTTGGGGATCAGAATCCGGGGTGGGGTATGGAATGCCGTTGCGGTCGCCATGCCCGCCTCGTGCCCGACCAACGGGAAACAATTCCCGGAAGTAGAACCGCAAGAATAATCCACGACAAGCCCAACTTCCGATCAGCCTAGGGTTAGTCTCCCCGTTGGTGATGAGCGCTGTCAGCTCCGGAGCCCAGCCGTCGAATTCTTTGGCGACGCAGGCCAAGGCAGCCGCCGGGTCGGAGAAGTCGATGCCGTCAATCCAGTCCTTTGGCTTGTTCAACTCCACGTACGTGTGCAGCACGCCATTGGGCTCACGGTGCGCGACAATACCTTTTCCCGGCGCTAGCGCATACAGCGCGCCACCGCCAACCGCTTCCGCGCTCGCCTTGTGACGGGTGTCGCCGTCAAACAGGTACGTCTCAATGAATGAGGTGCCGACGTATACCGGTTTCGCCGCGGAAAGAAGTGGACGAACTCTCGACCAGGCGCCGTCGGCACCCACGAGGAGGTCGGTAGTCACCGTCGAGCCGTCAGCAAAGGTCAACACGTGCCGTCCGCCGCCGAGCGGAGACACCGCTGTGAGTTTGTGCCCCCAGCTGACCGTGCCGACAGGAAGTGAGTCGAGCAGAATCCGGCGAAGGTCTCCCCGGGGTACCTCGGGTCGACCGCCTGTGCCGTCGTCGGGCTCATCAAGCAGGACGTTGGCGTCCTTGTCGAGTACCCGCGATGCCTGACCGCCAGCGTGGATGATCTCGAGGAACTTATCGAAGAGCCCCGCCGCCTTGAGCGCGAGCTGCCCGTTGTGTTCGTGGATATCGAGCATGCCCCCCTGCGCTCGCGCGTTCGCCGAGGCTTCCGCTTCGTAGACCGTCGCTGCGATACCGTGAACGTGGAGGACGCGGGCAAGTGTCAGACCGCCGAGCCCGGCACCGATGATCGCGACTGGCGTATTCATCCTGATTCCTTCGTGGTTGCGGGCCGCCACCGGAACTCCGCGGACAGCCCTGGAACGTCATTCCATCGACCACGACCGACGCCGGGGACCGTCCTGGTGGGTTGGACGATACATTGTTTTCTCCTTGACCGCATTAGGAGGTTCTGCCAACTTGTATCGAAATCCGGCCAGGGGCGTTCAAGGCGTTTTTCGGGATGCTTCTCGTGCCGATGCACAAAAACAATGACGACCTCGTCGATCCTGACTTGGTACCTCGGCCGGTGATGGCATTGGGCCTAACCATCGTGGCCGGTGCCGACGGGATGGAGTTGGTCGCCCACCACCACCGCAAGGCCCAGCTGATCTACATGGCGCGTGGCGTGTTGACGTGCGAGGTGTCGCAGGGTTTGTGGATCGTCCCGCCGCAGTGCGCCGTCTGGATCCCCGGCGGCACACGGCACAGCGTCAAAGGTGTCGGGGCCATCGATGTCTACAGCCTGTTTGTGGAACCGGCCTCCGCCCCGACCTTGCCGGACGCCTGCTGCACCGTTTCCGTCTCGCCCCTTCTGCGCGAACTCCTCCTTCGATGTGCCAGGTTTCCCACCCTGTACCCCGTCAAAGGAGCGGAATCGCGTCTCGTGACGGTGTTGCTCGATGAACTTGCCGCCGCGCCAGTGGAAAAGCTGCATCTCCCGATGCCTTCGGATGGCGGCCTGCGGAAGATTGCAGACGGGATGACAGCCGACCCGGCCGACCGCGCGACGGTGCATGAGTGGGCGGAGCGCATCGGGGTCAGCGAGCGGACCCTCCGCCGGCTCGTGCCTCGGGAGACCGGCATGAGTTTCGGCCGCTGGCGGCAGCAGCTTCATATCATCTTGGCCCTGCAATGGCTCTCCCAGGGAGCATCCGTTCAATCGGTTGCGACCGACCTGGGTTATGAAAGCGCGAGCAGTTTCGTACTCATGTTCCGCAAAGCATTGGGCGCCTCCCCCGCTCGGTACATGACCCAGAGGCTCGCGGGAGCGCCGCCCACTGCTTCGGAGGCGTAACATCGTTCCTGTGGCTGCGGGGCGCTTCGTCGGGACGGAATGGAGAGGGAAGCGGAGCGTCCTGTGAGGCGGGGATGGGGATCTGGTTCCGTCCCCGGACACTACCGTGGAGGGCGTGTCCGAAGAGTTCGGCGAACTTCCGGAGCCGCGCAACCGCCTGGTTCCGTCCCCGGCTTTCGAGAGTAACGAGCAATTCATCGGTGGTCCTGGGCGGATTGCGAAGCCCTTCCCGCTGGCGTTTGACAGCACCGCAGACCAGCCCTGCACCACGTCCGCAGCGCTTGCAGCGGAGGTGAGCAATCAACTCATAAAGGGGTCGCCACATAAAGGGGCACAGGTATACGCTTATACGCTAAGAATGACTCGACGGAAACATTCCGATTCCGGGAGTGGAAGACCTGTCGGGACCGTTCTTCGGCCTCGCTTCTGGGGAACGTCTCGTTCGGTCGATCCGAGTACACGACCGCGCAGAAACCCGCCCGGCCCGCGCGTGCAAGTCGATGCCTGTTGACGAAACGCGGTCCACTGAGCTGACCACTTTGCCGTGGAGTGATGTCCTGGTCCGCCCACTGTCAGAAAACACGCTGCAAGGCGCAAAAAGCGCAAAAACCCCCCTCGGGCCAGGTTTCGAGACCCCGCCGGTCCTCTTCCCGTCACGACGGGCGGTCGGCCCCGGGTCCCGTCCCACCGGTGTCCGGGGTTAGTCTGAGGTCGCGGGGGCGGTTCGATCCGCTCGGGGATCCGCGGGTCCGGACCGCGTCGGCCGGTCACGGCCCCGGTCCGGACGGGAGAGAACGATCCCGAATGTTCTCCGACCGCGATTCCCGGGAACTTATCTTTCGGCCGATCCTAAGCATCATCGGGCCGGAATTGATTGCTCAGGCGTAAGGCGTGCCTGCCATTGCAGCTTTCAGGCCGATGGTTCCCTGGTCAACAAGGGCGAGAAAGGCGGCTTTCGCTTTCTTTGTATCTCGACTCTGTCGAAAGGTCCGGTGAGCCTGGATAAAGGCCACGGTCCATGTCGCCAGGAGCAGACCGGCCGCCAGATGGGCGGCGGGATCGGTAGGTTCTCGCCCCACGCACTCGGATAGCGCCATTGTTGCGACTTGCGCGATCTCGTCCCGTATCGCCCTGGCCCGAGCCTTGAGGGTTTCGCTCCCCTCGATCGTCTCGATGAAGCCTTGGCTCCTGGCAGAAAATTCCACATAAGGGCTCTGTTCCGCAACCAACCGATGAGCGAGCAGACGTAGCGTCTCGATCGGAGGGACGCGGGGATCGCGCTGCCGCA from Fimbriiglobus ruber includes the following:
- a CDS encoding DUF3379 family protein — translated: MNCETARSLLAFRRPGGPAELAPEDAAALARHCAACPACAALASRDAAFDTAVASAMKAVPVPVGLRDRLVASARTGQAARLRRTVGFRLAFAASVMATGALGYGGYLKFFLPAPDATEFVKNNENAMDAPENEVALWLSSQSLPPHLPLDFDYRLFRDRGTEPFQGRDVPVVRFDAPAANGRQDWVKVYILRDTQFNLRNLKSLQTAEGSLCFAQVDRDPAHPGVAYVYVFTTPTLKPFLKATTHHLARAASDRVSPDAICRG
- a CDS encoding AraC family transcriptional regulator, producing the protein MLLVPMHKNNDDLVDPDLVPRPVMALGLTIVAGADGMELVAHHHRKAQLIYMARGVLTCEVSQGLWIVPPQCAVWIPGGTRHSVKGVGAIDVYSLFVEPASAPTLPDACCTVSVSPLLRELLLRCARFPTLYPVKGAESRLVTVLLDELAAAPVEKLHLPMPSDGGLRKIADGMTADPADRATVHEWAERIGVSERTLRRLVPRETGMSFGRWRQQLHIILALQWLSQGASVQSVATDLGYESASSFVLMFRKALGASPARYMTQRLAGAPPTASEA
- a CDS encoding sulfatase-like hydrolase/transferase, which translates into the protein MRAIVCSALLLVAVVGTGRAADPLPVRPNVLFLFADDMRADSIAALGNPVVKTPNLDALVNRGFAMRNAYCFGGNSPAVCSPSRNMLLSGNAYFRWRDYTPPGAPPARKGALSPGAGPNFPLSMKDAGYLTYHHGKNGNTAPLIQAKFEVNKYLKNDDAERQSGEPGREIVNDAIAFLKEKQGKADARPVFMYLAFGNPHDPRVAAKTYMDQYDPAKLPLPKNYLPLHPFDNGELVVRDEQLLPWPRTQADVRRTHHEYYATITGLDHHIGRLIQSLKDLGQLDNTLILFSADQGIAIGSHGLLGKQNLYDHSMKCPLVFAGPGIPHGRSDALVYLFDIYPTVCDLVGAKVPAAVDGKSFRPVLEGRAKAARQELLLAYLGKQRAVRDERWKLIRYPAVNVTQLFDLQTDPDETKNLAEKPDQADRVAGLLKRMAALQTHFGDDLPLTVKSPRPGTPVTAEQLRKAANPGK
- a CDS encoding TetR/AcrR family transcriptional regulator, which translates into the protein MSMPSDRRSRKRLATRQGISDAATRLFFERGFDHVTVDEIAAAADVGRMTVFNHFPRKEDMFFDRDEEGREILREVLRQRDPRVPPIETLRLLAHRLVAEQSPYVEFSARSQGFIETIEGSETLKARARAIRDEIAQVATMALSECVGREPTDPAAHLAAGLLLATWTVAFIQAHRTFRQSRDTKKAKAAFLALVDQGTIGLKAAMAGTPYA
- a CDS encoding RNA polymerase sigma factor, which encodes MARAETGARHLIDAHYESLYRYAYRLTGTVADAEDLTQEAFAKAIARLSQLRDRDRAKGWLFQILRNVYLHRVRDQRRHRFVSLDAIGDVPEDSSAPAESEVDPAKLQEALNDLDESFRTPLILFYFEDFSYRDIADQMDLPIGTVMSRLARAKAFLRTRLAPRPDPTTNSPDDAPRRATHEL